A genomic window from Carassius carassius chromosome 29, fCarCar2.1, whole genome shotgun sequence includes:
- the LOC132110123 gene encoding uncharacterized protein LOC132110123, with the protein MSFTATPGHHGPWVHPQRRTRAGSRATTSPPPAFDISIRNRFAPLRETGRDAVIIGDSIVRHVSATLAEGKVHTHCLPGARVLDVSAQIPAILKVDESPRAVVLHAGVNDTTLRQTETLKRDFSSLIETVRSTTPAATIVVSGPLPTYRRGHERFSRLFALNQWLLSWCKEQKLLFVNNWNLFWERPRLFRADGLHPSRIGAELLSDNISRTLRSM; encoded by the coding sequence atgtccttcactgcgacgccgggacaccacggaccctgggtgcatccacagcggaggacgcgagccgggtcccgggcgacgacttctcccccccctgccttcgacatctccatccggaaccgcttcgctcccctccgcgagacaggacgcgacgctgtgatcatcggagactccatcgtccgacacgtaagtgctacgttagccgaaggtaaagtgcacactcattgtttgcctggtgctcgtgttctcgatgtttctgcgcagatacccgcgatcctgaaggtcgacgagagccccagagcggtcgtgcttcacgccggggttaacgacaccacgctgcggcagacggagacgctgaagagggacttcagcagcctgatcgagacggttcgcagcacgacgcccgcggcgacgatcgtcgtgtcaggaccactgcccacgtatcgacgaggacacgaaaggttcagtagactttttgctttaaatcaatggctgttgtcatggtgtaaagaacagaaactgctatttgttaataactggaatcttttttgggagcgtcctaggctgtttcgcgctgatggattacaccccagcagaatcggagcggagctgctctctgacaacatctccaggacacttcgctccatgtga